A single genomic interval of Spinacia oleracea cultivar Varoflay chromosome 6, BTI_SOV_V1, whole genome shotgun sequence harbors:
- the LOC130462773 gene encoding pleiotropic drug resistance protein 3-like, with protein MTVYMRTRMHVDILHANYYLNALFYGLIVLLTGGFPEVSDYHETSYFLQTERPLFLSRLGLCNPRHYHENPIVYFACYSLDITYYTIGYAPEVESAFRSYKRLGGQSKGTKLTWIPAQCAQQPGSLDCGYYVMRFMYDIIMNHGNSQDLTKDFSRTLPYSPEEINEVKDFWADYFMNNVEFLA; from the exons ATGACTGTATATATGCGTACTCGGATGCATGTGGACATTCTTCATGCTAATTATTATTTGAACGCCCTGTTCTATGGTCTTATCGTGCTTCTTACTGGCGGATTTCCAGAAGTGTCTGACTATCATGAAACTTcctattttcttcaaacagaGAGACCTCTATTTCTATCCCGCTTGGGCCTATGCAATCCCCGCCACTATCATGAAAATCCCATTGTCTATTTTGCTTGCTACTCTCTGGACATCACTTACTATACCATTGGATATGCTCCAGAAGTTGAAAG tgcttttcggagttacaagagactaggtggacaatctaagggaactaaattaacatggattccagcacag tgtgctcaacaaccgggatcactagattgtggctactacgtcatgcgttttatgtacgacataataatgaatcatggtaatagtcaagatcttactaag gatttttcaagaacattgccttattcaccggaggagattaatgaggtgaaagatttttgggcagattacttcatgaacaatgtcgaatttttagcttaa